The DNA segment gttGAGCTTCATAACAATCATTACCGACAAACCCATCTTCCCCTTTATCAACTCCTTGCTCTTCATCATGGCTTCATTCCCATAAGAGTCTTCTAACACTGTCGTAACACTCGCTAATAGCCACACCACGGTGAGATACACCGACCCTACTAAATATAATATCGCTAAGACCGATAAAATTGCACCACCACCATTTCTTACACCAATTGTAAGTGCTCAAATGCCTAGAACCAGCACTTCCATGACGTTGTAAGCGAAGAAAGCTACAAAGGTGCATAAAAATGTTACCATGAGCCTCTTCCATAGCTTAGGGACAACGCTTAGGACCTTCTTGAAGGTTACTTCTTTGCCGGTGTAGAAGGAAGCGACGGTGTAAACGATTGCGGAGGTGGAGAGGAGGGAGAAGATGAGAAGGGAAACGAAGTAAAGGAGtttgaagagaaagaaagtggCCCAATCGGAAGAGAAGGTGTCAAGGAGCTTTTGGTGTTGGGGTGTGCCGGGTAGGGTTTCGGTTAAGTCCTTTGCGTCGTGTGTGATTTTCCCGAAGAGGAGATCGGATACTTGGATGTGGAtgaggaagatgaaggagagagGAAGGTTTAGGGTGAATGTGATCTGTGTGAGATCTTCCTCCCCGAAAATATGAGCTTTTAGGATTCTTTGTAGATGCCTAAGAACCCAAGAAACTGCATCTTTTCTTGTTCTATTGTGTCcatgttttttatgtttatggtTAATTTGGAGAGGTGGAATGGGTAAGGATTTAGGGACGAGTGTCTATGAAGTTCCAAGGTGGTGTTTGTTTTATAGTGGCAGAAGATATCAATATTCAATATGCCAAACAACTATATATATGAACTGTGATTTACTCATTTACCAAATGATCATTAAGTTGGACCAAGTCCAAGACTTGTATTTGGCAAGAGGTtaggttattttttaaataaaattttgggtTAAATGAAATGAATAGGTGTTGGAAAAAAATATGTTCCACTTTCAATGGATTCATTTAGATTGACTTAGATTGACTTGGAATTAATCTAAATTATTGTGCCTTTTAAGTTTAAAAGTTTAAATGGGAAGAAACTTCATTGGATTGGACTTCTAGCCATGTTTAATAAATTACATGTTGCATTGGTTCAAATTCAATGGatatttttctttgagcaaTGTGCCATATCCCCTACGAAAAGATTTTGCACCAAAGCACAAGGATacaaaatcaacaaataaaGAAACACAACCATTAAAAGGGGAGAGTGCAATGAAAATCTAAACCATTCTCCAATCATAATAGCAGAAAACATTTAACTTTAGTACAGAGTTAGATTTCATACCATTAatcaatttcctttttcttttgctatagcagctaatatttttaatttaaggagaaatattttttttcttttatttctaatttgattTGGCAAATAATTCCTTTGCACGACATTTATATGATTGAGAGAAACATTAACTttatcaacaacaaaaataaccaTTGACATAAATGATAACTTGTATCTCTTAATCAAGTGATTTAACATTCAaatcttattaatatttaaatatgaaataaatcgtGTCGGAAGAAATATCTGTCTTATATACACTTAAGGTCtccaataaaaatttatcattactTTCAGCAGGGAGAACTTTGAACCAAtattatagttaaaaaaaaaaaggaaaaacattagctttaattaattaatccgtTAATTAATTAAGCATATACACACAATTATAGAGACAAATTCTTTCAATGCCTATTTTTAATTCACAATATTTGGCCTGAAAACGTTACCTAAGGAAAATTAAGctatcacctttttttttatcacttcctccttttttttcttcaaccaaGTTATCATTTAAACCAACACACGTTAGTGTTTcggaaaataaatattcaatattaattctttttaatctttgttGATATCtgttatcaaacaaaaaaacttttacaaacagctaatatataaattattgaaatttcaattttttttcaattatacttGTTTATTCTGACCACAACATTATTAAATGAGAATTTCTTTGTTGATAagaaagttttatttatttttaattcatgaaaaagaattacaatttttttagcttttacaaattcatacataattattatactttttaaaacgtatttcatttatatatatatatatatatatatatatatatatatatataatagcttaacaaaaatatgaattcaatgactgcatataaaaaaaaggtagaCTTAGAAATCAGGATTAGGCAACATGTACACAGTTGAATCTATTATAATAACGAGACTGAATTCCATCCACTACGCTATATATATtgctttagttttaattttttcaatctaatgttagtttctaatttttttaacaaagtaaaatagtaataatatcaaattttataataagttCCTTTTCATTTCTAAGCGTTGATAGAATAATTAGTTTCCGCAAAGCAAGGACTTTGGTTTATTCATCAAAAAATTAGGACAGCGAACCAAAGACGACGCAAAGTGCCAAACTAAGGCGAAGGTTACGAGTAAGTATAAGAATAGTTCTGCTGATTCCAACACCAAACTAAGGTCCCGTTGTTTACGAACTCATTCTTCAAAGTCTCAATAAAGGACAATACTTCCCTCTCAGacaattaattatcattttaaaaatgactatatatgaaaatataaataaagtatgTTTTCgatcctttattttctttttcttttaccaaTTAGATTTCACATCGTTCCGAATTAATTTGTTCCTTTTCTTGACATTCTCCCTCTTTATTTCCTTATTATTGAATTATAGCTAATTAGAGGATATAGTcatagaatatatttttatttatttattttaatatacttgCGTTGGCAGGAAATGATGCAAGCTTCAGATTAGAATTTTATACCAAATATTCAAAGCTCTTATCTCTAACACATGCAACGACTTTTACCTTGTCTAGCATAAAGAATTATTTTCTTCCACTTCTCTGCACGCCACGCTCAcgtggatatatatatatatatatatatacttgattACTACATATCGTTGCAACTTGCTGTCTCTAATTAATATCTAAACATATCTCGACGTACGGATTGTTTTCTCACTTTATGATAACAATTtctttgcttaaaaaaataacaatttctataaaattttctttttatcacttGCTGTGTATATATAGGCAGGCCTTCATACCCAATTTGTACTTCtatcatcaaaatatatttatatataaagctTTTTTAAGTTATGCTGCTtactttcttaaaatttattccaATCACTTACAATATTATAAACTTAGCAACTAACCACCCATCATTCAGCTCTCAGatcgttaaaaaaaaattgggctttCTGACGTTTTGAATGTTTGTCTTTCTGGCCTTGTTATTCATCCACCAAGGTTTTTTagcttaaatatattatatgtttatgtgaatatgtcaatttttttataattattatcattttttgtttttatatgttttttcaatttattttggtCTCTTTTGTGATATGTTAATTGTTAGCAACATGTTTTACATCTCTataaatatagtattttttttattacaacttgttttatttttatgtttctgctgtaaaatataacaattttgttTCCTTATTCCCCGTTagtgaattttgttttaaatgttaTTACATTCCTGCAAAAAATGTAGcgatttctatttttaatatgcCTGTTTTCTCTATCCTGTGGAATGCAAATATAtcgtttttatatttacaaCTAAATAAAACTCCAATATAAAATGGAGAACTTTTAAATACAGATTGAAATTGTATTAGTTAAtaggtttaattatatttttaatctctaaaatttgaggtatattcattttttatcctccaaattaaaacaataatttcaacccttaaattaaaaaaatttatttttaatctctaaaattAGACAATTTTAACGGAAATTGTGAAAAGTAGTAATCTGACACCTCCAACATTTgacatatgtttattttttagtgtCACATTACCATTTTTGTTAACCTCGTCCTTCAAtacctatttttcttttaaaaatttaagaaactaaaatataaatttttttaacttaaggaGCTAAAactgaataaatttttattttaatgaataaaaatataattaagtctaattaatattaatattaatatattaatacaaAAATGTGTTGCTGGTTGCTACAACTTGCCAATCTGCGTAGTTTGAAAGTCCAAAATTGAAACCAGGTCAGGTGGTACCTATTACTACTTAGGAAAGAGACCAAGTCAGACTTTTCAGAAATATATATGCTAAACTAAACCAGCCTGCTTAATACcgcaaatgataaaaaatatcacaagTAATTAACAAACTGGGGCGTGAATAAAAACTACAAGAATTTATTAACACGTAGCGCAAAAGCAAATTAATTAAGGCACATTCTGCAGATAACTAATCCTGTGTATTCAGCATGCACTCTGACATATATATCTGCTTGATTTAATTTCAAACATTGGAACATATTTCTTATGACACCAAGAAACTATAGCAGATAGATATGCACAGAATTTTGCTATATCTATCAAACATGGCACTCTTCCATCTGAACATCTTTAGCCTTCAAAGGCTCATACTCACCATGATACACTTCAAGGTGATCCGACAAAGCAGATTTGTCAATATTCTGATGGTGGTAGGACTTGCAAACGAAATAGAGCACGGTTTGTATAACAAGTTGGAAAAGGTACAACTGAGAGAACAGCACCAAACACACCACCCCATAAATCGTTCTATCCACAGACCCCAACTTCCACCCTTGTACAACCGTTTTCTTGAACAGAAACTGTATCAACCCAAAAGAAATCACGAGCTTCAAGAATATGAGTACGGTCAACCCTATTCTCCCTTTTATCAACTCGTTGGTCTTCATCATTGCTCTTACCCCGCACGTGTCTTCCTCCAACACGGTCACCACACTCGCCAGTTGCCAAACCACCGTTAAGTACACAAACCCCGCGAAATACAACATCCCCAACACAACCAAAACCACAACCCCACCATTCCTTAGTCCTATTGCAAGTGCCCATATAACGAAAACAACGAGTGTCATAACGTTGTAGGCGAAAAACGCCACAAAGGTGC comes from the Glycine soja cultivar W05 chromosome 6, ASM419377v2, whole genome shotgun sequence genome and includes:
- the LOC114415477 gene encoding uncharacterized protein LOC114415477, with the translated sequence MDTEQEEMQFMGLYGVYRESYKIIFAWSKVFNKITLTLILPLSFIFLIHIEVSNILFGKILHNTQQMMETPQDTPQYHNLTNMLSSEWAIFILFKLLYFTFLLIFSLLSTSAVVYTVASIYTSREVTFSKVMNVVPKVWKRLMVTFLCTFVAFFAYNVMTLVVFVIWALAIGLRNGGVVVLVVLGMLYFAGFVYLTVVWQLASVVTVLEEDTCGVRAMMKTNELIKGRIGLTVLIFLKLVISFGLIQFLFKKTVVQGWKLGSVDRTIYGVVCLVLFSQLYLFQLVIQTVLYFVCKSYHHQNIDKSALSDHLEVYHGEYEPLKAKDVQMEECHV